From the genome of Pelagicoccus sp. SDUM812003, one region includes:
- a CDS encoding metallophosphoesterase — MARHDAHRLIALLFSVSLAVCEPSQAEECEKPLFQFGAIADCQYRNGTSERRKYDLSPQKLASCIEDFNQQSLAHVVHLGDFIDTGWESYDVVLPITERSIAPFYHVLGNHDFSVEERFKPQVPARLGLRDRYYDFAIGKWRFLILDTNDLSLYAYPKGSPEHEASLAYYEGLKGSPPSYNGGIGKRQLDWIEAKLKAAQGAGEQVILHSHHPVYPIERHAAWNAKEIVTLLERYSCVVAYINGHRHDGAYGFKSGIHFITLKGMVDTEETAYATVSVFENHIEVKGVGRQDDYVLEIPAR; from the coding sequence ATGGCAAGACACGACGCGCATCGCCTCATCGCACTGCTCTTCTCGGTCTCACTGGCGGTTTGCGAACCAAGCCAAGCGGAAGAATGCGAAAAGCCGCTTTTCCAATTCGGGGCGATCGCGGACTGTCAGTATCGGAATGGAACCTCCGAAAGAAGAAAGTACGATCTTTCTCCGCAGAAGCTCGCTTCGTGCATCGAGGATTTCAACCAGCAGTCCCTCGCTCACGTCGTTCACCTGGGCGACTTTATCGACACCGGCTGGGAAAGCTACGATGTCGTGCTTCCGATCACCGAGCGATCGATTGCCCCGTTCTACCACGTTCTCGGCAACCATGACTTCTCGGTCGAAGAAAGGTTCAAACCCCAAGTCCCTGCTAGACTCGGCCTAAGGGATCGCTACTACGATTTCGCCATCGGGAAATGGCGCTTCCTCATTTTGGATACAAACGATCTCAGTCTGTACGCTTATCCGAAAGGAAGCCCTGAGCACGAGGCCTCGCTTGCCTACTATGAGGGCCTCAAAGGAAGTCCCCCTTCCTACAATGGCGGCATCGGCAAGCGGCAGCTCGACTGGATCGAAGCGAAGCTTAAGGCGGCTCAAGGAGCGGGGGAACAGGTCATCCTCCACAGTCACCACCCCGTGTATCCAATCGAAAGGCACGCCGCTTGGAACGCGAAGGAAATCGTAACGCTGCTCGAACGCTACTCCTGCGTCGTCGCATACATAAACGGCCACAGGCACGACGGCGCGTATGGCTTCAAAAGTGGCATTCACTTCATCACGCTGAAGGGCATGGTGGACACCGAAGAAACCGCCTACGCGACGGTGTCGGTATTCGAAAACCACATCGAAGTGAAGGGAGTAGGACGGCAGGACGACTACGTGCTGGAGATCCCCGCTCGATAG
- a CDS encoding sialidase family protein produces the protein MLWKNLFILIKFAIIALAASTYAEPAWRIRQDITEPLNSNAGWAAKANEPLSVVCDLPFRLRLEWETPEHEQAGMPGLILQYRRNGDEDWIEIGAYDFPYPKGEEPRSPRVSVVATSAYSHGQPTRDLLDGSRRPFAGGSGVNLAAAAPVWSRKKGHMEFEWPLVIRRWIDGAETNEAGDRFDFRLAFATGEPVEGAPIASVELAVPAGHVGGTFVETPGRIGPWQARNGDLYFIMEPAESSNLFMMIKSSDGGKSWSEVDGENRPATDDLESVDGRMTNGAIQIVHQVTKAAYRHVFRTSDHPTHPDTWELTDEPIARERSIAQAASLVVRPDGSKVAFYVGETLRYSVCPANGTWGPSQIIDPEAAPFLAGPQATLGADSTIHLAYFGGDGTIWYRKLNGENELSFAQRIASGVGTERDAFGSVLPLVYLPSNDTVVVAYQLADLKLRERRIDSRGEISPAVLITDRAVVREAADSQQPGADLIRFGENVCLLFIDDASGEIFSATDRDGWGEATLRVPNVSGNWIRSSASRTNEGDFIVRYIYDAGSGGGAGMNRYGEFLIESTPTKNEY, from the coding sequence ACATAACGGAGCCGCTCAACTCCAACGCAGGCTGGGCAGCGAAAGCGAACGAGCCCCTCTCGGTCGTTTGCGATCTACCGTTTCGCTTACGCCTCGAATGGGAGACACCCGAACACGAGCAAGCTGGCATGCCAGGCCTGATTCTACAGTATCGAAGAAATGGAGACGAGGATTGGATCGAGATAGGCGCCTACGATTTCCCCTACCCTAAAGGCGAGGAACCACGCTCGCCAAGGGTTAGCGTGGTAGCCACTTCCGCCTATTCCCATGGCCAGCCGACGCGTGACCTGCTCGATGGCTCTCGGCGTCCTTTCGCTGGCGGAAGCGGCGTCAACCTCGCTGCCGCAGCCCCGGTCTGGTCCAGAAAAAAGGGTCACATGGAATTCGAGTGGCCTTTAGTGATTCGCCGCTGGATAGACGGCGCGGAAACCAACGAAGCGGGCGATCGTTTCGACTTTCGTCTCGCGTTCGCCACAGGCGAACCCGTGGAAGGGGCGCCTATCGCCAGCGTCGAACTCGCTGTGCCAGCCGGTCACGTAGGCGGCACCTTCGTGGAGACGCCCGGACGCATCGGTCCCTGGCAAGCGCGCAACGGCGACCTCTATTTCATCATGGAACCCGCGGAAAGCAGCAACCTGTTCATGATGATCAAATCGAGCGATGGCGGGAAGAGCTGGAGCGAGGTCGACGGGGAGAATCGTCCGGCGACGGATGACCTGGAATCCGTGGACGGCCGCATGACAAACGGCGCCATACAAATCGTTCACCAAGTCACCAAGGCAGCGTATCGCCATGTTTTTCGCACCTCGGATCACCCGACTCATCCCGACACCTGGGAACTGACTGACGAGCCCATCGCTCGAGAGCGGTCCATCGCCCAAGCCGCTTCACTGGTGGTTCGTCCCGATGGCAGCAAGGTCGCTTTCTACGTCGGCGAAACGCTTCGCTACAGCGTTTGCCCGGCAAACGGCACCTGGGGTCCGAGCCAAATCATCGATCCAGAAGCCGCCCCTTTCCTTGCTGGCCCACAAGCAACGCTCGGCGCCGATTCGACGATCCACTTGGCCTATTTCGGGGGCGATGGCACGATTTGGTACCGAAAACTAAATGGCGAAAACGAACTCAGCTTCGCTCAGCGAATCGCCAGTGGCGTTGGCACGGAGCGAGACGCCTTTGGCTCGGTCCTTCCCCTGGTGTATTTGCCCAGCAATGACACTGTGGTCGTCGCCTACCAGCTAGCCGATCTGAAACTTCGAGAGCGGCGCATCGACTCGCGTGGCGAAATCAGCCCTGCGGTACTGATCACGGATCGCGCCGTAGTGCGAGAGGCAGCTGATTCCCAGCAGCCAGGCGCCGATCTCATTCGATTTGGAGAAAACGTTTGCCTGCTGTTCATCGATGACGCATCCGGCGAGATTTTTAGCGCGACGGACCGCGATGGCTGGGGGGAAGCGACACTGAGGGTTCCCAACGTCTCTGGAAATTGGATACGGTCGTCGGCAAGTCGAACGAACGAAGGCGATTTCATCGTTCGCTACATCTACGATGCAGGCTCAGGAGGCGGGGCTGGCATGAACCGCTACGGAGAGTTTCTCATCGAATCGACGCCAACCAAAAACGAATACTAG